A window of the Hordeum vulgare subsp. vulgare chromosome 5H, MorexV3_pseudomolecules_assembly, whole genome shotgun sequence genome harbors these coding sequences:
- the LOC123397934 gene encoding uncharacterized protein LOC123397934: MASRGGGGAHASRPPLRVGRTKEYRMGRDTQLLAAEGAPVSLFVLCGDRFEGSQLFRSGELSVHMIRVEGHPVSMASCTVGDHQWMLARDALVARVDARVFVFELPGFFYAVVVPPDEAVGAGAAERKCATLAEIFSRFCAYQDLSNAQGGEEGGDQQSQHWNPWVRAHAKIQRLRRPTTPPGRPTAEEPAAIGSARQMERAVRTSAVVKLLNRSLLAGALQPARHLTITLGAGVGAGAVRGTSALPTAFAAALPSKSVVSDLLDAIETSRTNAPRREARRGNGLGWWSLNVEGVMMLLRVVQAIRGRRLPAALGVGTKRPRDDGNGGAGHDGLKGGSGVGPVLGGSGARRWCGGKQRKLGDTLGAWGSS; encoded by the exons ATGGCGTCTCGGGGGGGAGGAGGAGCGCATGCCAGCCGGCCGCCGCTGAGGGTCGGGCGCACCAAGGAGTACCGCATGGGCAGGGACACGCAGCTGCTCGCCGCCGAGGGCGCGCCGGTGAGCCTCTTCGTTCTCTGTGGCGACCGGTTCGAGGGCTCACAGCTATTCCGCTCCGGCGAACTGTCGGTGCACATGATCCGCGTCGAGGGCCACCCCGTGTCCATGGCCTCCTGCACCGTCGGTGACCACCAGTGGATGCTCGCCAGGGACGCACTCGTTGCGCGCGTTGACGCCCGTGTCTTCGTCTTCGAGCTGCCGGGGTTCTTCTACGCAGTCGTCGTGCCGCCGGACGAAGCCGTCGGCGCCGGAGCCGCGGAGAGGAAATGCGCCACACTGGCCGAGATCTTCTCTCGGTTCTGCGCGTACCAGGATCTCTCCAATGCACAAG GTGGAGAGGAAGGCGGTGACCAGCAGAGCCAGCACTGGAACCCATGGGTTCGTGCCCACGCTAAGATACAGCGCCTCCGGAGGCCCACCACGCCGCCTGGCCGGCCCACCGCCGAGGAGCCTGCCGCCATCGGCAGCGCCAGGCAGATGGAGCGTGCTGTGCGCACGTCGGCTGTCGTGAAGCTGCTCAACCGTTCCCTACTCGCCGGCGCGCTCCAGCCTGCTAGGCACCTGACAATCACCCTTGGTGCCGGTGTCGGCGCCGGCGCCGTTCGCGGTACAAGCGCACTACCCACCGCGTTCGCCGCGGCGCTGCCGAGTAAGTCCGTCGTGTCCGACCTGCTCGACGCCATCGAGACGAGCCGGACGAACGCGCCGCGCCGCGAGGCCCGCCGTGGTAACGGACTGGGGTGGTGGAGCCTCAACGTCGAGGGCGTCATGATGCTGCTCCGAGTCGTTCAGGCGATCCGGGGCAGAAGGCTGCCGGCGGCTCTGGGTGTGGGTACGAAGAGGCCACGTGACGATGGGAACGGAGGCGCCGGGCATGATGGTCTCAAAGGTGGAAGCGGCGTTGGACCGGTGCTCGGCGGCAGCGGGGCGCGCCGGTGGTGCGGCGGGAAGCAGAGGAAGCTGGGGGACACGCTGGGTGCCTGGGGAAGCTCTTGA